The proteins below are encoded in one region of Silene latifolia isolate original U9 population chromosome 2, ASM4854445v1, whole genome shotgun sequence:
- the LOC141638510 gene encoding uncharacterized protein LOC141638510 codes for MSINCLDPQQFPPLNSTPKVADVPTTSTAVIGGPGSGDIGKTVNINTVVGIAPYDLEALVPENQTVIETVPETTSDWVVQGRSKGKERLGAITEEPSALLSLTEEDVKEELEFWKTDVYGFVLGAKPPVDVVEVSFCPNGVFLVRFKTVAARDLVLQQGHFLFDNKPLIVRPWSEAVLLEKSEVKDVPVWVRLHNLPLKFWGKSLPKLAGLLGTFVRCNAATTDKTRLGFARVMIDVKFGGHIPESIKFMDEDGCLVQIKVEFEWKPLLCVKCQRIGHESGKCQKPKENGAQKVVTQQKGKQQWRPKQKAKPTAAPPVVITTTPHVVANAPAPETVVRTPVEKPNQFQVSWGRDGKYHMDNTPARNIIRLSRQEILEAGRSSIKFGQHTFMESLYNARPKVGVGANSSGLTPQGGNFLEYNPQFIHMSITDLGSGYCFWLTMVYAYNGTQERKDLWDKLCMFKRSIQDAWVICGDFNTVLDPATRVYSRLDRVLVNHQWLSDHSSVYAHFYCEGIFYHTPCVLQAFDDKDKKRRSFKYYNMWSQAKNFKLYVQSNWKGNWFGTKMYILTRQLKNLKCHLRKLNKESFDDIDNNFHRAKMNLEYIQDILRGEPQNIQLIEMERDASNSVRFLANASHEFLVQKSKVPWMEKGDSNTKYFHPVIKSRQARNKVLNITNTQGVLCEDTSSIQDAFLQFYTSLLGTSVETRQVMFSIPSHKAAGPDGYSSAFYKDSWDIVGRDIYDAIQDFFHEGKLCYNRRAASPRFMLKVDLQKAYDSVSWAFLEQMMNSLNFPNHMIHLIMECVSTATYSLVLNGDTFGHFKGEKGLRQGDPLSPLLFTVAMEYFSRILAFTTDNMAFKFYPICGKLRIVKYLLKRLSPRLEDLGQKSSPTLADWVPPVGWDKVCSPKDEGGLGIRDSLSWNIAAIGKLIWWIYSCPNKLWVKWIHQVYLKGTDWNDYNPTGDVRWGWKVICRTKTKLAHGYINHQWTLDHKGYSISSGYELIRAKFQKVVWHKVLWNRWCIPKHQFIGWLIARERLQLKDKLLALGIVPDATCLLCGEAEESHLHLFLQCRYSQRILTDMAKVCHVSWPNSNLINWIGVWQGSALHRNIIMCIVLAAFYQIWMQRNKVRVDACLLRPEYMTIQIKKEVKMKLATKSIQGLNINDVTWLNLVSSSL; via the exons atgtcgaTTAATTGTTTAGATCCACAACAATTTCCTCCTCTAAACTCTACCCCGAAGGTTGCTGATGTTCCCACTACTTCAACGGCGGTCATAGGCGGCCCTGGGAGTGGGGATATTGGGAAAACGGTTAATATCAATACGGTGGTTGGAATTGCCCCGTATGACTTGGAAGCTTTGGTCCCTGAGAATCAAACGGTGATTGAAACGGTTCCTGAGACAACATCTGATTGGGTTGTTCAAGGCCGTAGCAAGGGGAAGGAACGATTGGGTGCCATTACTGAAGAGCCAAGTGCTTTATTAAGCCTCACGGAGGAGGATGTCAAGGAGGAGCTGGAGTTTTGGAAGACTGATGTCTATGGTTTCGTTCTGGGTGCAAAACCGCCTGTAGATGTGGTGGA AGTCTCCTTTTGCCCGAATGGTGTGTTTTTGGTGAGGTTCAAGACAGTTGCTGCAAGGGACCTAGTTCTTCAGCAGGGTCACTTTCTCTTCGATAATAAGCCGCTCATTGTTCGGCCGTGGAGTGAGGCTGTGCTGCTGGAGAAGTCTGAAGTGAAAGATGTGCCAGTTTGGGTAAGACTGCATAATCTCCCTCTGAAATTCTGGGGTAAGAGTCTGCCTAAACTTGCTGGTTTATTGGGTACCTTTGTTAGATGTAATGCTGCTACGACTGATAAGACTAGACTGGGATTTGCCAGGGTAATGATTGATGTTAAATTTGGTGGCCATATCCCTGAGTCTATCAAATTTATGGATGAGGATGGATGTCTTGTTCAGATTAAGGTTGAGTTTGAATGGAAACCTTTGCTTTGTGTGAAGTGTCAGAGGATAGGACATGAGTCTGGAAAGTGTCAGAAACCAAAGGAAAATGGAGCTCAGAAAGTGGTAACACAGCAGAAAGGGAAGCAACAGTGGAGGCCTAAACAGAAGGCTAAGCCTACTGCTGCTCCCCCTGTGGTCATTACAACCACCCCTCATGTTGTTGCTAATGCACCTGCTCCTGAGACAGTTGTTAGGACTCCTGTAGAGAAGCCTAATCAGTTTCAAGTGTCATGGGGTAGAGATGGGAAGTATCATATGGACAATACCCCTGCTAGGAATATCATTAGGCTTAGTAGGCAGGAAATCCTGGAGGCTGGAAGGAGTTCTATCAAATTTGGGCAGCACACTTTCATGGAATCTCTTTATAATGCTAGACCTAAAGTGGGAGTGGGTGCAAATAGTAGTGGATTAACTCCTCAGGGGGGTAAT TTCCTTGAGTATAACCCACAGTTCATTCATATGAGTATTACTGATTTGGGGTCTGGTTATTGTTTTTGGTTAACTATGGTTTATGCTTATAATGGGACTCAGGAGAGAAAGGATCTGTGGGACAAGTTGTGTatgtttaaaagaagcattcagGATGCATGGGTCATCTGTGGTGACTTTAACACAGTGCTG GATCCAGCTACTAGGGTTTATAGTAGACTAGATAGAGTACTGGTAAATCATCAATGGCTCTCTGATCATTCTTCTGTCTATGCTCATTTCTACTGTGAAGGCATTTTTTATCATACCCCATGTGTCCTGCAAGCATTTGATGATAAAGATAAGAAAAGAAGAAGCTTTAAATATTACAACATGTGGAGTCAAGCTAAGAATTTTAAACTTTATGTTCAGTCTAATTGGAAAGGTAATTGGTTTGGCACAAAGATGTATATTCTGACTAGACAGCTCAAGAATTTGAAGTGCCATCTTAGGAAGCTGAATAAGGAGAGTTTTGATGATATTGATAATAATTTCCAtagagctaaaatgaatttggagtaTATCCAAGATATATTAAGGGGTGAACCTCAAAACATTCAGCTTATTGAGATGGAGAGAGATGCATCTAATAGTGTTAGATTTCTGGCCAATGCTAGTCATGAATTTTTAGTGCAGAAATCTAAGGTTCCCTGGATGGAGAAAGGAGATAGCAATACCAAATATTTCCATCCAGTAATCAAATCCAGACAGGCCAGGAACAAGGTCTTGAATATCACTAATACTCAAGGGGTCTTGTGTGAGGACACTAGCAGCATTCAGGATGCTTTCTTGCAGTTCTACACCTCCCTGTTGGGTACTTCTGTTGAGACCAGGCAA GTTATGTTTTCTATTCCTAGCCACAAGGCTGCTGGGCCTGATGGCTATTCTAGTGCCTTTTATAAAGATTCCTGGGACATTGTGGGGAGGGATATTTATGATGCCATTCAGGATTTTTTTCATGAAGGGAAACT GTGTTATAATAGAAGAGCTGCTTCACCTAGATTTATGCTTAAAGTGGATTTACAGAAAGCCTATGATTCTGTAAGTTGGGCTTTTCTTGAACAGATGATGAATAGTCTGAACTTCCCTAATCATATGATCCACCTGATTATGGAGTGTGTGTCTACTGCTACTTATTCTTTGGTCTTAAATGGAGATACATTTGGGCATTTCAAAGGGGAAAAGGGGTTGAGACAAGGAGACCCCCTATCTCCTTTGTTATTTACTGTGGCCATGGAGTATTTTAGCAGAATTTTGGCCTTCACAACTGATAATATGGCATTCAAATTTTATCCAATATGTGGGAAATTGAG GATTGTCAAATACTTGTTGAAAAGATTATCACCAAGATTAGAGGATTTGGGACAAAAAAGCTCTCCTACTCTAGCAGATTG GGTACCTCCTGTGGGGTGGGATAAAGTGTGCTCTCCTAAGGATGAAGGTGGGTTGGGCATTAGGGATAGCCTGTCCTGGAATATTGCTGCAATAGGAAAACTTATATGGTGGATATATTCTTGTCCTAATAAGTTGTGGGTCAAATGGATTCACCAAGTGTATTTAAAAGGAACTGACTGGAATGACTATAATCCCACTGGAGATGTTAGATGGGGTTGGAAGGTCATTTGTAGAACTAAAACTAAACTTGCTCATGGATACATAAATCATCAGTGGACTCTGGATCATAAAGGCTACTCAATCAGCAGTGGATATGAACTTATaagagcaaaatttcagaaagtGGTATGGCATAAGGTTCTTTGGAATAGATGGTGTATTCCCAAACACCAGTTCATTGGCTGGTTGATAGCTCGTGAACGCCTTCAATTGAAGGATAAATTGTTGGCATTAGGCATTGTGCCTGATGCAACTTGTCTATTATGTGGGGAAGCAGAGGAGAGTCATCTTCATTTGTTTCTTCAATGTAGATACAGTCAAAGGATCCTTACTGATATGGCTAAGGTCTGCCATGTCTCGTGGCCTAATTCCAATCTGATAAACTGGATTGGAGTGTGGCAGGGGTCTGCTCTACATAGGAATATTATTATGTGCATTGTATTGGCTGCCTTTTATCAGATCTGGATGCAAAGGAACAAAGTGCGAGTTGATGCTTGTCTGTTGCGGCCTGAGTACATGACAATTCAGATCAAGAAGGAGGTGAAAATGAAGTTGGCTACTAAATCTATCCAGGGTTTGAATATAAATGATGTAACTTGGTTAAATTTAGTTAGCTCGTCATTGTAA